Proteins encoded in a region of the Isosphaeraceae bacterium EP7 genome:
- a CDS encoding Ig-like domain-containing protein, which yields MRNGRRRSVRPTITPLESRLLMASSPVGTWIGQDGQDFTGPWNNLAPDGVQDMHVRLTGLAGDRALGKVLIRGYGSGQWAYNAPGVASPADGWGVAVVRDAGATTADLFFEPYQVETGRPFQFDITYGDGATEVIWVAGGAADPNLRMPTTKMAVAWSGQDGKDLVSPGPGVGPDGLVDVHLVLSNLSPGDSISAATLSSSGGTTWRYGTNRTLANNAELIRRAGDPTKADLYFSAIGTLAGQSVQVQIEYANGKTDTSTLSASVVNPTLAVVAAAPPTVGFGTVSATWTGQDGADLTGLGAVGFTVNGLPAGRAVVSATLSSSVGLSWTYKAAGQNPYADPNAGTLAFRRTTASSPTATLSFVAVRNEAGSSLTLRLTLDDGTMTVATLAGGAVDLSKLAPKPAASSVVARPGDDLNDLANRFGIVQLTAGTYTLTSPLVLKSAVTIKGAPGTVLRFTQQAGDAPWTAAIKVHAGNTTLDGFSVRFGGPVRWNNGVSYGPAIVGTTDNLDGFQGNAKVNLAFTNLDVESSPVLSGWEEAPRLFRLVSAQGGRLVGNTLKGGPTEFYRGPWTITGNTYLGTVDNTYCYTAFAGHLTYDLVLSGNTLKPSAGTGKAYRAVVMTGSGVGDKVQDNTIVGIGPMDSDSHPNPNAPEIILTESYGIRFEGTLQAVSADRRVVQIPTPQGGGGQAGDVLAILDGPAAGQYRRILQAISATTYLLDSPLPAGSSAISIVPGFVGESFSGNLIDARGSSSAIGLVLVGNHFGTVVAENRLLGGSGGMKLTAAPSESPVMWGWSHVPFLGASITGNTVEDSPGGIWVGVEHSAYIKSNGGRVYLTATIADNVVVWSPSFLAARLAAGGAAIPSLRLGDVLATEPGEGLYSIFNNRLNVPPGTNPGLAFWVDSGTVNGLAYIDARLSMAAAVPLAPTGLALVSDTGSDAHDRLTKDGRVTFKADASASRYQAKVGNGAWVAVASPAGFLPAGLTQGSVTVWVRGVDALGNAGPAASLQFTYDTVVPKAYSLQLPAALDTGRSSTDGITNVQTPAFVATGAPTDTTYLLRNGVVVSRRVGPGSIGEVTPVADGVYQYGFRIVDAAGNSIDGPTIKVTVKTATPPIVPSLTSMFGFVLIQWARADDWYEYRVGTSGPYIPLGRVGSFIPTGLSVGNNTLQVRAVDAAGNVGPPKSLTLTINPPRVKTNASATIQTSPAVATSASPTQASPAPTTANPIATALHAASIEGVGASSKTTATGSTRSVPSAALILTRSWSRPLTSLGSKGVVQTRPLTPVGRAGLNLLVGRDLGSKSFRD from the coding sequence ATGCGAAATGGACGACGCAGGTCCGTCAGGCCAACCATCACACCGCTCGAATCTCGCCTACTCATGGCCTCATCGCCCGTGGGAACGTGGATCGGCCAGGATGGGCAGGACTTCACCGGCCCCTGGAACAACCTCGCCCCCGACGGCGTGCAGGACATGCACGTCAGGCTCACGGGGCTGGCGGGAGACCGTGCGCTGGGCAAGGTCCTCATCCGCGGCTATGGCAGCGGCCAGTGGGCGTACAACGCTCCGGGCGTTGCGTCACCCGCGGATGGGTGGGGCGTCGCCGTGGTGCGAGACGCGGGAGCGACGACCGCGGACCTCTTCTTCGAGCCCTACCAGGTTGAGACGGGCCGCCCGTTCCAGTTCGACATCACCTATGGGGACGGGGCGACCGAGGTCATCTGGGTCGCCGGCGGGGCGGCCGATCCCAACCTGCGGATGCCCACGACGAAGATGGCCGTCGCCTGGTCGGGGCAGGACGGCAAGGACCTGGTCAGCCCCGGGCCCGGCGTGGGCCCTGACGGACTCGTGGATGTCCATCTGGTCCTCTCGAACCTCTCGCCCGGCGACTCCATCAGTGCGGCCACGCTGAGTTCCTCGGGCGGCACGACCTGGCGATACGGCACGAATCGCACGCTGGCGAACAATGCCGAGCTGATCCGTCGGGCGGGCGACCCGACGAAGGCCGACCTCTATTTCTCGGCCATCGGCACGCTCGCCGGGCAATCGGTCCAGGTCCAGATCGAGTACGCCAACGGCAAGACGGACACGAGCACGCTCTCGGCGAGCGTGGTCAACCCGACCCTGGCCGTCGTGGCCGCCGCGCCACCGACGGTCGGCTTCGGGACGGTCTCCGCCACCTGGACAGGCCAGGACGGTGCCGACCTGACCGGACTCGGGGCAGTGGGCTTCACGGTCAACGGACTGCCCGCCGGGCGGGCGGTTGTGTCAGCCACACTGAGCAGCTCGGTCGGCCTGAGCTGGACTTACAAGGCCGCGGGGCAAAACCCTTACGCGGACCCCAATGCTGGGACGCTGGCTTTCCGCCGCACGACCGCGAGCTCACCAACGGCAACGCTCTCATTCGTCGCCGTACGCAACGAAGCTGGGTCGTCCCTGACCCTGCGTCTGACCCTCGATGACGGCACAATGACGGTCGCCACCCTGGCGGGCGGAGCGGTGGACCTGTCGAAGCTGGCGCCCAAGCCCGCCGCCTCGAGCGTCGTGGCCAGGCCCGGCGACGACCTGAACGACCTGGCCAATCGATTCGGCATCGTCCAGCTGACGGCGGGCACCTACACGTTGACGAGCCCGCTGGTCTTGAAGAGTGCGGTGACGATCAAAGGGGCCCCGGGAACCGTGCTCAGGTTCACGCAGCAGGCCGGCGACGCGCCCTGGACGGCGGCGATCAAGGTCCACGCGGGCAACACGACCCTCGATGGCTTCTCCGTCCGCTTTGGCGGGCCGGTGAGGTGGAATAACGGCGTCAGCTACGGGCCCGCGATCGTCGGGACGACCGACAATCTGGACGGCTTCCAGGGCAACGCCAAGGTGAACCTGGCCTTCACGAACCTGGACGTCGAGAGCTCCCCGGTGCTCAGCGGATGGGAAGAAGCCCCGCGGCTGTTCCGGCTGGTCTCGGCGCAGGGGGGCCGGCTGGTGGGCAACACCCTGAAGGGAGGGCCGACCGAGTTCTACCGAGGCCCCTGGACGATCACGGGGAACACCTATCTAGGGACCGTGGACAATACGTACTGCTACACCGCGTTCGCCGGCCACCTCACCTATGACCTGGTCCTCAGCGGCAACACGCTGAAGCCTTCCGCCGGGACGGGCAAGGCGTACAGGGCCGTCGTGATGACGGGCAGCGGCGTGGGAGATAAGGTTCAGGACAACACGATCGTGGGCATCGGGCCGATGGATTCCGACAGCCATCCCAACCCCAATGCGCCCGAGATCATCCTGACGGAGTCTTATGGGATTCGCTTCGAAGGCACGTTGCAGGCGGTCTCGGCCGACAGGCGGGTGGTGCAGATCCCGACCCCGCAGGGGGGAGGCGGCCAGGCGGGCGACGTCCTGGCCATCCTCGACGGACCGGCGGCCGGCCAGTACCGGCGGATCTTGCAGGCTATCAGCGCGACGACGTACCTGCTGGACTCTCCCCTGCCGGCGGGCAGCTCGGCCATCTCGATCGTCCCCGGATTTGTCGGCGAGTCCTTCAGCGGTAACCTGATTGACGCCCGTGGGAGCAGCTCGGCGATCGGCCTGGTGCTGGTGGGCAATCACTTCGGCACGGTCGTGGCGGAGAATCGTCTTCTGGGGGGGAGCGGGGGGATGAAGCTGACCGCGGCCCCCTCGGAAAGCCCCGTGATGTGGGGCTGGTCGCACGTCCCGTTCCTTGGGGCTTCGATCACGGGCAACACGGTGGAAGACTCGCCCGGGGGAATCTGGGTCGGCGTGGAGCACAGCGCGTATATCAAGAGTAACGGTGGCCGCGTCTATCTCACGGCGACCATCGCCGACAACGTCGTCGTGTGGTCGCCCTCGTTCCTAGCAGCCCGCCTAGCCGCGGGGGGCGCCGCGATCCCCTCGCTGCGGCTTGGTGACGTGCTGGCGACCGAACCAGGCGAGGGGCTGTACTCAATCTTCAACAACCGATTGAACGTGCCGCCGGGCACGAATCCGGGGCTTGCCTTCTGGGTCGACTCGGGGACCGTCAACGGACTGGCTTACATCGACGCCAGGCTGTCGATGGCCGCCGCCGTCCCCCTCGCCCCAACCGGCCTGGCGTTAGTCTCAGATACCGGGTCGGACGCCCATGACCGCCTGACGAAGGACGGCCGGGTGACGTTCAAGGCCGACGCTTCGGCCTCGCGTTATCAAGCTAAGGTGGGCAACGGGGCCTGGGTGGCCGTGGCCTCTCCGGCGGGATTCCTGCCGGCGGGCCTCACGCAGGGGTCGGTGACGGTCTGGGTCCGTGGGGTCGACGCGCTCGGCAATGCGGGGCCGGCCGCCTCACTCCAGTTCACCTACGACACCGTCGTGCCGAAGGCGTATTCACTCCAACTTCCTGCCGCGCTCGACACCGGGCGTTCGTCGACCGACGGGATTACGAATGTGCAGACCCCGGCGTTCGTGGCAACAGGGGCCCCGACGGACACGACCTACTTGCTGCGCAACGGCGTAGTGGTGTCCAGGAGGGTCGGGCCGGGCTCGATCGGCGAAGTGACTCCAGTCGCCGACGGCGTCTACCAGTACGGGTTCCGGATCGTCGACGCCGCGGGCAACTCGATCGACGGGCCGACGATCAAGGTCACCGTGAAGACGGCCACGCCGCCGATCGTCCCTAGCCTCACGTCCATGTTCGGCTTCGTGCTGATCCAGTGGGCGAGGGCCGACGACTGGTACGAATACCGCGTGGGTACTTCGGGGCCATACATCCCGCTCGGCAGGGTGGGATCCTTCATCCCCACCGGACTGTCGGTGGGGAATAACACGCTCCAGGTCCGGGCCGTCGACGCGGCGGGCAATGTCGGGCCGCCGAAATCGCTCACCCTGACGATCAACCCACCCCGCGTGAAAACGAACGCCTCGGCGACGATTCAGACGAGTCCCGCGGTCGCGACAAGCGCGTCGCCGACGCAGGCGAGCCCCGCGCCCACGACGGCGAATCCAATCGCAACGGCGTTGCACGCGGCGTCCATCGAAGGCGTGGGGGCTTCCAGCAAGACGACCGCGACCGGATCGACCAGGAGCGTCCCCTCGGCCGCGTTGATCCTTACGCGCTCATGGTCGCGGCCGCTGACGTCGCTCGGGTCGAAGGGGGTCGTGCAGACCCGGCCGCTCACACCCGTCGGTAGGGCGGGACTTAACCTGCTTGTCGGCCGAGACCTCGGCTCGAAGTCGTTCCGGGACTGA